Proteins encoded by one window of Mariniplasma anaerobium:
- a CDS encoding ABC transporter permease, whose amino-acid sequence MKLSRLIGLQLKNNFSLKRYFGFDIKKNKVKGILIIGAIIYALIAMIGTFGYLFFDLGKILNEINNVQILLSFSAVYAIGFTIFTVLLRASGYLFYYKDYEILAPLPIHSRKIFISKLIVLLMMIYVINFAITLPIMFSFFYWSGFNLIGILLYIIGLIFIPLIPFMILSIISLGISLLTSKMKHSKIITLILMVGVLLGIMALSFSMNDTQVNPLTGQIDIFANMTKYYLPFKWFNNAVYSNSFLDLLYIVGSHGILFIVYIYFVEKLAEFTNKRGIRSNIKYKQKNISYQEKPVVRTLVEKEFKKFFNSTLYALNSGVGLVLMIVMSIASLFFKADIELYFSQEFGVGLSAELIIMVLFSFMIGLTYTPAVSLSLEGKNLWILKSLPIKASKVMFSKIVFNLVLILPIAIISLIMLGISLQISILNIFLLMLLVISFSMMTSFMQSVINLYLPKFDYNNDAEVVKQSAAALMAILGVFVVMIVYGVGIYFLTDIISLQLIILLLTVVSIGFTIPFYIILRDKSEKVFLNF is encoded by the coding sequence ATGAAACTATCTAGATTAATAGGACTTCAATTAAAAAATAATTTTTCATTAAAGCGATATTTCGGATTTGATATAAAGAAAAATAAAGTTAAAGGTATTTTAATCATTGGAGCTATCATCTATGCTTTAATTGCTATGATTGGTACTTTTGGATACTTATTTTTTGATTTAGGAAAAATTTTAAATGAGATTAATAATGTGCAAATACTACTTAGTTTTTCTGCTGTATATGCTATAGGATTCACAATTTTTACTGTATTATTAAGAGCTAGTGGTTATTTATTTTATTATAAAGATTATGAAATTTTAGCACCACTACCTATACATTCAAGAAAAATATTTATCTCTAAACTTATTGTATTACTTATGATGATATACGTCATTAATTTTGCAATTACACTACCTATTATGTTCTCATTCTTTTATTGGAGTGGATTTAATTTAATTGGTATATTGTTATATATTATTGGATTAATTTTCATACCACTTATCCCTTTTATGATATTATCAATCATATCATTGGGAATATCATTATTAACATCGAAGATGAAACACAGTAAAATTATTACGTTGATTTTAATGGTTGGTGTATTACTTGGAATCATGGCATTATCATTTTCTATGAATGATACTCAAGTAAATCCATTGACTGGTCAGATAGATATTTTTGCAAATATGACTAAATACTATTTACCTTTTAAATGGTTTAACAATGCCGTATACAGCAATTCATTTTTAGATTTATTGTATATTGTAGGATCACATGGTATATTGTTTATTGTATATATTTACTTCGTTGAAAAACTTGCAGAATTCACTAATAAAAGAGGTATACGAAGTAATATTAAATACAAACAAAAAAATATATCATATCAAGAAAAACCAGTTGTTAGAACATTAGTAGAAAAAGAATTTAAAAAGTTTTTCAACTCTACATTATATGCGCTTAATTCAGGGGTCGGATTAGTTTTAATGATTGTTATGTCTATTGCAAGCTTATTTTTTAAAGCAGATATAGAATTATATTTTTCTCAAGAATTTGGCGTTGGATTAAGTGCGGAATTAATCATAATGGTATTGTTTTCATTTATGATAGGTTTAACATACACACCTGCTGTCAGTCTTTCTTTAGAAGGTAAAAATTTGTGGATTTTAAAAAGTCTGCCTATTAAAGCATCTAAAGTCATGTTTTCTAAAATAGTATTTAATTTAGTACTAATCTTACCGATAGCAATTATAAGTTTGATCATGTTAGGTATATCACTTCAAATATCTATATTAAACATATTTTTACTTATGTTGCTTGTTATCTCATTTTCTATGATGACTTCTTTTATGCAATCTGTGATTAATTTATACCTACCTAAATTTGATTATAATAATGACGCAGAAGTTGTTAAACAAAGTGCAGCTGCACTCATGGCAATTTTAGGTGTATTTGTTGTCATGATTGTTTATGGTGTTGGCATATATTTCTTGACTGATATTATTTCTTTACAACTTATTATTTTATTATTGACTGTTGTAAGTATAGGATTCACAATTCCGTTTTATATTATCTTAAGAGATAAGTCTGAAAAAGTGTTTTTAAATTTTTAA
- a CDS encoding BaiN/RdsA family NAD(P)/FAD-dependent oxidoreductase produces the protein MIYGGIKMSNKVCVIGAGASGIFAAISARQQGADVFILERNQKIGKKILATGNGRCNFTNVDATDNNYNHPYFVKSVFEQFGPEQTIKYFESLGILPKVEDEGKAYPYSEQASSIVEVLLYELNRLDIPIIYDSFVEELSIKNNDYIIKTTNKQYNADKVILTTGGKALPKSGSDGNGYQIAKKLGHKITPIFPSLVKLNLDYPYLKQMDGVKVKAKAQLVHNEKVIHEEFGDVLFTKYGISGPTILQISRTANQLLLEGQKIYIRVILINDLEIYELVKRFKNLGAKPIEMALVGLIPRKLIHPILKEANIHNYQLNTASLSGKALKRVLDVLYNWQFLIIDSKGYDEAQVTAGGVDLDLVDQMTLESKVHKGLYFAGEILDIDALCGGYNLQWAWSSGYIAGKYAGK, from the coding sequence TTGATATATGGAGGTATAAAAATGTCTAATAAAGTATGTGTAATTGGAGCTGGTGCCAGTGGTATCTTTGCTGCTATATCTGCAAGACAACAAGGAGCAGATGTTTTTATACTAGAGAGAAATCAAAAAATAGGAAAAAAAATATTAGCTACAGGAAATGGCAGATGTAATTTTACAAATGTTGATGCGACTGATAACAATTATAATCATCCATATTTTGTAAAATCAGTATTTGAACAATTTGGGCCAGAACAAACGATTAAATATTTTGAATCATTAGGTATTCTACCTAAAGTTGAAGATGAAGGTAAGGCATATCCATATTCTGAACAAGCGTCAAGTATTGTTGAAGTTTTATTATATGAGCTCAATAGACTAGACATACCAATAATTTACGACAGTTTTGTAGAAGAACTAAGTATAAAAAATAATGATTATATCATCAAGACAACAAATAAACAGTATAATGCTGATAAGGTGATCTTAACGACTGGTGGTAAAGCTCTTCCAAAAAGTGGTAGTGATGGAAACGGATATCAAATAGCAAAAAAACTTGGACATAAGATAACACCAATTTTCCCTTCTTTAGTAAAATTAAATTTAGACTATCCATATTTAAAACAAATGGATGGCGTAAAAGTTAAAGCAAAAGCACAACTTGTCCATAACGAAAAGGTAATTCACGAAGAGTTTGGTGATGTTTTATTTACTAAATATGGTATATCTGGACCAACGATATTGCAGATATCTAGAACTGCAAACCAACTACTTCTTGAGGGTCAAAAGATATATATAAGAGTTATATTAATTAATGATTTAGAGATATATGAATTAGTTAAACGATTTAAAAACCTGGGTGCTAAACCCATAGAAATGGCTTTAGTGGGACTTATTCCAAGAAAGCTAATTCACCCAATATTAAAAGAAGCAAATATTCATAATTATCAGTTAAATACAGCATCTTTATCAGGAAAAGCATTAAAAAGAGTTCTAGATGTTTTATATAATTGGCAATTTTTAATCATTGATAGTAAGGGTTATGATGAAGCACAAGTTACAGCTGGCGGTGTAGATCTTGATCTAGTTGATCAAATGACTTTAGAATCTAAAGTTCATAAAGGTTTATATTTTGCTGGAGAAATTTTAGATATAGATGCTTTATGTGGTGGATATAATTTACAGTGGGCATGGTCTAGTGGTTACATAGCTGGAAAATATGCTGGAAAATAA
- a CDS encoding NAD(P)/FAD-dependent oxidoreductase, whose amino-acid sequence MKDVIIIGVGPAGISAAIYLKRAGMNPLVIGQDFGTLKSYPGKIENYYGFESPISGDTLIENGIKQAKNLKIDILMDSVISLDQVDDYFTVKTIKHKFSSKIIILATGKRRLSLSIPGFNQFKGKGISFCATCDGYFFRRKKIAIIGCGAYMLNELAYLSQINKDITVFTNGHELNQDVDFPVVNQKIVKFLGTNKLSHIETDDGKHYEVQGTFVAIGTPSSIDFATKLGVVIEDNNISVNQNYQTNIEGLFAIGDVIGGKLQIAKAVYDGMMVADNISQYIKKDKK is encoded by the coding sequence ATCCTCTTGTCATTGGACAAGATTTTGGTACTTTAAAATCTTATCCAGGAAAGATTGAAAATTATTATGGTTTTGAAAGTCCTATCTCTGGTGATACATTAATAGAAAATGGGATTAAACAAGCAAAGAATTTAAAAATTGATATCCTTATGGATTCTGTGATTTCTCTAGATCAAGTTGATGATTATTTTACTGTTAAAACTATCAAACACAAATTTTCATCAAAAATAATTATTTTAGCTACTGGAAAGAGAAGATTATCTTTATCAATACCAGGTTTCAATCAGTTCAAAGGAAAAGGTATTAGCTTCTGTGCAACTTGCGATGGATATTTCTTTAGAAGAAAAAAGATAGCAATTATTGGTTGTGGTGCTTACATGCTAAATGAGTTAGCTTACTTAAGTCAAATCAATAAAGATATTACTGTTTTTACTAATGGACATGAATTAAACCAAGATGTTGATTTCCCTGTAGTAAATCAAAAAATAGTTAAATTTTTAGGAACTAATAAATTATCCCATATTGAAACAGATGATGGCAAACACTATGAAGTTCAAGGAACGTTTGTTGCGATTGGTACTCCTAGTTCTATTGATTTTGCTACAAAATTAGGTGTAGTTATTGAAGACAATAACATTAGTGTTAATCAAAACTATCAAACTAATATTGAAGGATTATTTGCAATAGGAGATGTTATTGGTGGAAAATTACAAATAGCCAAAGCTGTTTATGATGGCATGATGGTTGCAGATAACATTAGTCAATACATAAAAAAAGACAAAAAATAA
- a CDS encoding M3 family oligoendopeptidase, protein MKFNEYKYERPDLEKVKKDLETQIALIGESQSFEVEKKAIDEIFEINDHIGSLAVLVSIRNSVDTKDKFYEAEQEFFDENGPVLQQYEHEFILKLLKSKNREELENYLGSLIFKRAELAQKTFKPEVIPDMQKENKLSTEYGKLIASAEIKFKDGIYNLSQMAPFIQDKDRETRHQAQLVVSKFFEENESEFDRIYDEMVQVRHKIAKSLGYENFVQLGYDRFSRTDYDFNDVKNYRDQIFEDIVPLVSELTERKAKRLGIKSPKSYDLALSFLSGNPKPKGDRDWLVERAQKMYNEMSTETGEFFNFMIEHDLLDLDSKPGKQGGGYCTYVPDYKSPFIFANFNGTSHDVDVLTHEAGHAFQVYSSRELLPEYRWPTMEAAEIHSMSMEFLAWPWIDQFFLEDTEKYKFNHLAGALSFLPYGVLVDEFQHGIYENPNLTPNERKSLWRTLEKKYMPFKDYGDDSFMDKGTFWFRQGHIFGAPFYYIDYTLAQVCAFQYWVMSQEDRQKALESYLALCKLGGSKSFVDLVESAKLKNPFVKGSVKKIIKPIRAYLDQVDDSKL, encoded by the coding sequence ATGAAATTTAACGAATACAAGTATGAACGTCCAGATTTAGAAAAAGTGAAAAAAGATTTAGAAACTCAGATTGCTTTAATTGGTGAATCACAATCATTTGAGGTTGAGAAAAAAGCAATTGATGAAATTTTTGAAATTAACGATCATATAGGATCATTAGCTGTTTTAGTTTCTATTAGAAATAGTGTAGATACAAAAGATAAATTTTATGAAGCAGAACAAGAGTTTTTTGATGAAAATGGCCCAGTTCTACAACAATATGAGCATGAATTTATTTTGAAATTATTAAAATCTAAAAATAGAGAAGAACTTGAAAACTATCTAGGAAGTTTAATTTTTAAACGTGCTGAATTAGCTCAAAAGACTTTTAAGCCAGAAGTTATTCCTGATATGCAAAAAGAGAATAAATTATCTACAGAATACGGGAAGCTCATAGCATCTGCAGAAATTAAATTTAAAGATGGAATATATAACTTAAGTCAAATGGCACCATTTATTCAAGATAAAGATAGAGAAACTAGACATCAAGCTCAATTAGTTGTTTCAAAATTCTTTGAAGAAAATGAATCTGAATTTGATCGCATATATGACGAAATGGTACAAGTTAGACATAAGATTGCTAAATCTTTAGGCTATGAAAATTTTGTTCAGTTAGGATATGACAGATTTAGTAGAACAGATTATGATTTTAATGATGTAAAAAACTATAGAGATCAAATCTTTGAAGATATTGTTCCTCTAGTATCAGAACTTACAGAAAGAAAAGCTAAAAGATTAGGTATTAAATCTCCTAAATCTTATGATTTAGCACTATCATTTCTATCAGGAAATCCAAAACCAAAAGGTGATAGAGATTGGTTAGTTGAAAGAGCTCAAAAAATGTATAATGAAATGAGCACTGAAACTGGAGAGTTCTTTAATTTTATGATTGAACACGATTTATTAGATTTAGATAGTAAACCTGGCAAGCAAGGTGGAGGGTATTGTACATACGTCCCTGATTATAAATCACCCTTTATATTTGCCAACTTTAATGGGACTTCACATGATGTTGATGTCTTAACTCATGAAGCAGGACATGCATTTCAAGTTTATTCTAGTAGAGAGTTGTTACCTGAATATAGATGGCCAACAATGGAAGCAGCTGAGATCCATTCTATGAGTATGGAATTTTTAGCTTGGCCATGGATAGATCAATTCTTTTTAGAAGATACTGAAAAATACAAATTTAATCATCTAGCGGGTGCATTATCTTTTCTTCCATATGGTGTTTTAGTTGATGAATTTCAACATGGTATTTATGAAAATCCAAATCTTACACCTAATGAAAGAAAATCATTATGGAGAACATTAGAAAAGAAATATATGCCATTTAAAGACTATGGTGATGATTCATTTATGGATAAAGGTACATTTTGGTTTAGACAAGGCCATATATTTGGAGCACCATTTTACTATATCGACTATACACTTGCACAAGTATGTGCATTCCAATATTGGGTTATGAGTCAAGAGGATAGACAAAAAGCATTAGAAAGTTATCTTGCTTTATGTAAACTAGGTGGATCTAAGAGTTTTGTAGATCTAGTTGAATCAGCAAAATTAAAGAACCCTTTTGTTAAAGGATCTGTGAAAAAAATAATAAAACCGATTCGTGCATACTTAGATCAAGTTGATGACTCAAAACTTTAA